Proteins encoded together in one Sceloporus undulatus isolate JIND9_A2432 ecotype Alabama chromosome 4, SceUnd_v1.1, whole genome shotgun sequence window:
- the FOXQ1 gene encoding forkhead box protein Q1, protein MKLEIFAPRYEDKLGGSNSSSSSSDPEGGVGGSSTAASPLAPESELGSDGDCAALSPPSPPPPPPSAASGSKASGPASSSPPSSSGKPYTRRPKPPYSYIALIAMAIRDSSGGRLTLAEINEYLMGRFPFFRGAYTGWRNSVRHNLSLNDCFVKVLRDPARPWGKDNYWMLNPSSEYTFADGVFRRRRKRLSRPLAQPPAPQAQPDPAPSEASPCPPGPEHKPPAPTAAPPSPSSSSSSKFSSSFAIDSILSRPFQPSEEQQQPRRRRRPPTPGALWSLPSGYPRLLPPPTAIPYGFLPPFPPAPSPPLYAFGSPEALLLEGKAAASREAPPILPPGTPSSETLRTLGGVCQLYCPLGMPASLQPLASYRPYSTTDSLPV, encoded by the coding sequence ATGAAGCTGGAGATCTTCGCCCCTCGCTACGAAGACAAGCTCGGCggcagcaatagcagcagcagcagcagcgacccAGAAGGCGGGGTCGGGGGGAGCAGCACGGCCGCCTCGCCGCTGGCCCCGGAGAGCGAGCTGGGCTCCGACGGGGACTGCGCCGCCCTCAGCCCgccttcccctccccctcctcctccgtcgGCTGCGTCTGGCTCCAAGGCGTCGGGGCCGGCCTCTTCCTCGCCGCCGTCGTCGTCGGGGAAGCCCTACACGCGGCGCCCGAAGCCTCCCTACTCGTACATCGCGCTGATCGCCATGGCCATCCGGGACTCGTCGGGGGGCCGCCTGACGCTGGCCGAGATCAACGAGTACCTGATGGGGCGCTTCCCCTTCTTCCGCGGGGCCTACACCGGCTGGCGCAACTCGGTCCGCCACAACCTCTCGCTCAACGACTGCTTCGTCAAGGTGCTCCGCGACCCGGCCCGGCCCTGGGGCAAGGACAACTACTGGATGCTCAACCCCAGCTCCGAGTACACCTTCGCCGACGGCGTCTTCCGACGGCGCAGGAAGAGGCTCAGCAGGCCGCTTGCTCAACCTCCCGCTCCACAAGCCCAGCCTGACCCGGCCCCCTCCGAGGCCTCCCCTTGCCCTCCTGGCCCCGAGCACAAGCCCCCGGCCCCGACGGCGGCACCACcatcgccctcctcctcctcctcctccaagttcTCCAGCTCCTTCGCCATCGATAGCATCCTCAGCCGCCCTTTCCAGCCCTccgaggagcagcagcagccccggcGTCGGAGGCGGCCCCCAACCCCGGGGGCTCTGTGGTCCCTCCCGTCGGGCTACCCTCGCCTCCTGCCTCCCCCCACCGCCATCCCCTATGgcttcctgccccctttcccacCTGCTCCTTCTCCGCCTCTCTACGCCTTCGGCTCCCCCGAGGCCCTCCTCCTCGAAGGCAAGGCGGCGGCGTCCAGGGAAGCGCCCCCGATCTTGCCCCCCGGGACCCCCTCCTCCGAAACCCTCCGGACGCTTGGCGGCGTCTGCCAGCTCTACTGCCCCCTCGGGAtgcccgcctccctgcagcccctGGCCTCCTACCGGCCTTACTCGACGACAGACAGCCTCCCAGTCTGA